Proteins from a genomic interval of Paenibacillus lentus:
- a CDS encoding type I polyketide synthase yields MSVKKEMEYTGSEIAIIGMSGRFPGARNLQEYWDNLRSGKAGISFFTDEELLAEGIDPEIIRHPNYVKAKGVLEDIDLFDPDFFDYTPREAEVMDPQFRLLHECSWEALEQAGYDPKTYKGAIGLYTGAAFNSHWFMRAFKGLGGSEESATLETAMLNLRDYLATLVSYKLNLKGPSFTVQTACSTSLVAVHLACQALLSGECSIALAGGVSIQLPRKNGYFYQEGMINSPDGHCRAFDEQAAGTVFGDGAGMIVLKTLEEALEDGDHVFAVIKGSAINNDGNRKVGYSAPSTTGQVSVIRAAHHVAEVEPESISYIEAHGTGTTLGDPIEIEALKTAFQTDQRQYCGIGSVKSNIGHLNNAAGVAGLIKAVLALAHKEMPPTLHYQRPNPKIDFLNSPFYVNTQLKAWTNDRYPLRAGVSSFGIGGTNAHVVLEEAPVTERNSSDQSVELIAISARSEAALDQMARQLSDYILENPEVSLKDMAYTLQIGRATFPYRRSLVCTSTAEAAALLVDADAPEVYNHFADTDDRPVVFMFSGQGSQYVGMGRELYEKVPIFRNEVERCLELLSDDVTKRVRQALYPSTEENTDHKAINQTDVAQPVIFIVEYALARLMLEWGFTPQAMIGHSIGEYVAACISGVFSLKDALRLVTVRGQLMQSQPGGAMLSVPLSEQDLLPLLPEDLALAAVNAPSMCVVSGTDEAIDRLAAKLEAQGHNCRRLHTSHAFHSAMMEPIMKKYEEEVGALTLNRPTKPFISNVTGTWIRDEEATSPAYWARHLRYPVRFAEGLATLLNEWDAALIELGGGNALTSFANMQNRENKVIVHLLRHPQQTASDVVHLFTQVGRLWGSGIKPDWSRIYKEEMRYRIPLPTYPFERRRFWLDDEGIRIIHHETRPDSGDKAVAGAADTGVAGEGEAGEGGFALVKKSPGAYASRKSAGEKAVPRTPVEKTLVQIWQDMFGIAEIGINEDFFEIGGHSLKATSLIAKIHKELHVELALSDVFTYPTIRDLAQYISQLDQKTYLAIKPVETKPYYRLSSAQKRTFLIHQQIGQMTTYNMPMALTVNGRVDADRFEQAYIKLIQRHENLRTSFHMIDGEPMQQVHDSFEFKVARLEATEGDMQQVVRRFIRPFDLGQAPLIRAALVQLAPEKHVLLMDMHNIVSDGSSMNVFIKEFSDLYAGKELPPLQIQYKDYAEWQHDLLERNLLQKQEEYWLNQLSNELPVLHMPTDFERPEFQSFTGRVHKRKISKEVADRLDQLARSQNITINVLLFHLYTIVLHKYTGQQHLIVGSLVAGRRHADVESLIGMFTNFLPIRVSLEPQRTVLDQLLSLNETIMSAYENQDYPFDRMVEKLTTRLTRGRNPLFDTMMIFHNEFDEDTVLTAEGLTFENYEITKGISKLDFKLDIGYGDDGGLLCALQYNTALFTENTMVGLMNHLIRLIDMVLSEPGCKLEDIGLLTEEEQQALAAKRQNTEPERALELVVAATFTADPIQPYLDWWGRQFGTKINVRFAPYNQVFQELLNPDSLLSTTEGAGMLLVRFEDWLLTDESTEAEQRVKMERVLSDLIEAISAHRRQDTPLFAGVLPVTAPKSLSAEMISYLEYLNDRWKEELEELEQHYPIHVIDFRLADRMYAVTERYDAIGDQAAHLPFTPHFNAVMGTFAARHLLAWQGHPFKVIAVDCDNTLWQGVCGEDGAQGVLIQESSRMLQQFLLSKQQEGMLLVLVSKNNEQDVWNVFENHPDMLLSKEHFVAWRLNWQAKSHNLQQLADEIGVGLDTFVFIDDSELECAEVQARCPEVLTLQLPQERELGLFLEHLWALDRFRVTEEDKQRTSRYITERERLKVKASLPSLQHFLNELKLGVSINRVRTEQIPRIAQLTQRVNQFTLQGTRYTEAELHALLDKSNTICWAVEVADRFGNYGLSGAVITRKIQDTLYLDAFLLSCRVLGRGVEQAVFTALKPYFLEEGIHCLEAAYTKTGRNVPMQDFMNSGSWLHVDESGETLLFRQNVEDIPDKLEGTTCIYNAPLSSESDPEATKREQETGRDTVYNTLTELAVLEEQANQLEQQILVTGWEQQLHRCQLLPLRYAAASKLLQLPLEMGGQITRAIYRAPDNEIEVALVQIWEKILGLQEIGVDDDFFHLGGNSLHAVQVEIEMEKQGLLMESQLLFKYRTIKQLSPFIQVSVMD; encoded by the coding sequence GCCATTGGCTTGTATACGGGAGCCGCGTTCAATTCCCACTGGTTCATGCGAGCGTTTAAAGGGTTAGGGGGTTCTGAGGAATCTGCCACCCTTGAGACAGCCATGTTGAATCTGCGGGACTATTTGGCGACACTGGTGTCCTATAAATTGAATTTAAAAGGACCGAGCTTTACCGTACAAACAGCGTGTTCCACCTCGCTTGTTGCTGTGCATTTAGCCTGCCAGGCTTTATTGAGCGGAGAATGCAGCATAGCTCTGGCTGGAGGTGTATCTATTCAGCTGCCGAGAAAAAATGGCTACTTCTATCAGGAGGGGATGATTAATTCTCCTGATGGACATTGCCGGGCTTTCGATGAACAGGCGGCTGGTACAGTGTTTGGGGACGGCGCAGGGATGATCGTGCTGAAAACGCTGGAGGAAGCTTTGGAGGATGGGGATCATGTTTTTGCGGTAATCAAGGGATCTGCAATTAATAATGATGGAAATCGCAAGGTAGGATATTCGGCCCCCAGCACAACGGGGCAGGTCTCTGTTATACGGGCTGCGCATCATGTGGCAGAGGTAGAGCCGGAGAGCATTAGCTACATTGAAGCGCACGGTACAGGGACTACTCTCGGTGATCCAATAGAAATTGAAGCATTAAAGACGGCGTTTCAGACAGATCAGAGACAATATTGCGGTATTGGTTCTGTCAAATCGAATATTGGTCACCTCAATAATGCCGCCGGGGTAGCCGGGCTGATTAAAGCGGTTCTGGCTTTAGCGCACAAGGAAATGCCGCCGACGCTGCACTACCAGAGACCGAATCCCAAAATTGATTTTTTGAATAGTCCATTTTATGTAAACACTCAATTAAAGGCCTGGACAAATGATCGTTATCCTCTGCGCGCTGGCGTCAGCTCCTTTGGGATCGGTGGCACCAATGCGCATGTAGTTTTGGAAGAAGCACCAGTGACGGAAAGAAACTCTTCAGATCAATCAGTCGAATTGATTGCGATCTCGGCACGTTCAGAAGCGGCACTTGACCAGATGGCAAGGCAGCTTAGTGATTATATTCTAGAGAATCCTGAGGTTTCTCTTAAGGATATGGCTTATACCTTACAGATAGGCCGTGCCACCTTCCCCTATCGTCGCTCCTTGGTTTGCACTAGTACGGCGGAGGCGGCAGCATTGTTGGTCGATGCGGATGCACCTGAGGTATACAATCATTTTGCAGATACGGATGACAGACCGGTTGTATTTATGTTTTCAGGTCAAGGCTCTCAATATGTTGGAATGGGGCGGGAATTGTATGAGAAGGTGCCAATATTCCGTAATGAGGTCGAGCGTTGTCTGGAATTGCTGTCTGATGATGTTACCAAACGGGTAAGGCAAGCATTGTATCCGTCCACAGAGGAGAATACAGATCACAAAGCTATCAATCAGACGGATGTTGCTCAGCCGGTTATCTTCATTGTAGAATATGCGCTTGCCAGATTGATGCTGGAATGGGGGTTCACTCCTCAGGCGATGATTGGCCATAGTATCGGGGAATATGTTGCCGCCTGTATATCCGGTGTCTTCTCATTAAAAGATGCGCTTCGCCTTGTTACAGTTCGCGGTCAGCTTATGCAGAGTCAACCAGGTGGAGCGATGCTCAGTGTTCCGCTTAGTGAGCAGGATTTGCTACCGCTGCTCCCTGAGGATTTGGCTCTCGCAGCTGTCAATGCCCCTTCCATGTGTGTAGTATCAGGTACGGATGAAGCTATTGATAGACTGGCTGCAAAGCTTGAAGCCCAAGGCCACAATTGTCGCAGGCTTCATACTTCTCATGCATTTCATTCAGCCATGATGGAGCCGATTATGAAGAAGTATGAGGAAGAAGTAGGCGCGTTGACTTTGAATAGGCCGACTAAGCCGTTTATTTCTAATGTAACCGGGACTTGGATTCGTGATGAGGAAGCGACCAGTCCAGCGTATTGGGCAAGACATCTGCGCTATCCTGTTCGCTTTGCCGAGGGCTTGGCTACATTGCTCAACGAGTGGGATGCCGCATTAATCGAACTGGGGGGCGGAAATGCCCTTACCTCATTTGCCAACATGCAAAATAGAGAAAATAAGGTGATTGTGCATTTGTTGCGTCATCCCCAGCAGACAGCTTCGGACGTAGTTCATTTGTTTACACAGGTTGGCCGCTTATGGGGCTCTGGCATTAAGCCTGATTGGAGCCGGATTTATAAAGAGGAAATGAGATATCGTATTCCGTTGCCGACTTATCCATTTGAGCGTAGACGATTTTGGCTCGATGATGAGGGGATACGAATTATTCATCACGAAACCCGGCCTGACTCAGGAGATAAAGCTGTAGCAGGAGCGGCAGATACAGGAGTGGCAGGTGAAGGCGAAGCAGGTGAAGGGGGCTTTGCTCTCGTAAAAAAATCACCAGGGGCCTATGCATCCAGGAAATCCGCAGGGGAGAAAGCAGTACCGCGCACCCCGGTGGAGAAAACGCTGGTTCAAATATGGCAGGATATGTTTGGTATTGCGGAGATCGGAATCAATGAGGATTTCTTTGAAATAGGCGGTCATTCATTAAAAGCAACGAGCCTAATTGCTAAAATTCATAAGGAGCTTCATGTTGAGCTGGCCTTGTCTGACGTTTTTACCTATCCGACAATTAGGGATCTTGCCCAGTATATAAGCCAGCTGGATCAAAAAACATATTTGGCGATTAAGCCGGTGGAAACCAAACCATATTATCGGCTTTCCTCCGCACAAAAGCGCACGTTCCTTATTCACCAGCAAATCGGTCAAATGACAACCTATAATATGCCGATGGCACTAACGGTAAATGGCAGAGTGGATGCTGATCGGTTTGAACAGGCATATATCAAGCTTATTCAACGGCATGAGAATTTGCGGACATCATTCCATATGATCGATGGCGAACCGATGCAGCAGGTCCATGATAGCTTTGAGTTTAAAGTGGCACGTTTGGAAGCTACTGAAGGGGATATGCAGCAGGTCGTACGCCGTTTTATACGGCCATTTGATCTGGGGCAAGCTCCGCTCATTCGTGCCGCATTAGTGCAGCTTGCACCTGAAAAGCATGTGCTATTGATGGACATGCACAATATTGTATCTGACGGATCGTCTATGAACGTGTTTATTAAGGAGTTTAGTGACTTATATGCAGGTAAGGAATTGCCGCCGCTGCAGATTCAATACAAAGATTATGCCGAATGGCAGCATGATTTGCTTGAAAGGAATTTGCTTCAAAAGCAGGAGGAATACTGGCTGAACCAACTCAGTAATGAGCTTCCTGTCCTTCATATGCCAACGGATTTTGAGCGGCCGGAATTTCAGTCTTTTACAGGCCGGGTGCATAAGCGAAAAATATCCAAAGAGGTTGCAGACCGTCTTGATCAGTTAGCCAGATCACAAAATATTACGATTAATGTGCTGTTATTTCATTTGTATACGATTGTGCTGCACAAGTATACAGGACAGCAGCATTTGATCGTTGGTTCCCTGGTAGCAGGCCGACGTCATGCTGATGTAGAGTCGTTGATTGGCATGTTCACCAATTTCTTACCGATCCGAGTTAGTCTTGAGCCGCAACGCACGGTTCTGGATCAATTGCTGAGCTTAAATGAAACAATAATGAGTGCTTATGAGAACCAGGATTATCCGTTTGACCGGATGGTGGAGAAGCTGACTACCAGACTGACACGGGGACGTAACCCGCTGTTTGATACGATGATGATATTCCATAACGAATTTGATGAGGACACCGTGCTGACGGCTGAAGGCCTCACATTTGAAAACTATGAAATAACTAAAGGGATTTCTAAGCTTGATTTCAAGCTGGATATCGGCTATGGCGACGATGGCGGACTGCTCTGCGCCCTTCAGTATAATACGGCGTTATTTACTGAAAATACGATGGTCGGGCTGATGAATCATTTAATCAGGCTGATTGACATGGTGCTGAGCGAGCCAGGCTGCAAGCTGGAGGATATTGGCCTGTTAACGGAAGAGGAGCAGCAGGCATTGGCTGCGAAGCGGCAGAATACCGAGCCTGAACGGGCTTTAGAACTCGTGGTGGCGGCTACTTTTACTGCTGATCCAATCCAGCCTTATCTTGATTGGTGGGGCAGACAGTTCGGGACAAAAATTAATGTTCGATTTGCACCATACAATCAGGTGTTCCAGGAACTTCTGAATCCGGATAGCCTGCTTTCTACGACCGAAGGAGCAGGTATGCTGCTTGTCCGGTTTGAGGATTGGCTGTTAACTGATGAATCTACGGAGGCAGAGCAACGGGTAAAAATGGAGCGTGTGTTGAGCGATTTAATAGAAGCAATCTCCGCTCATCGTCGTCAAGATACGCCACTGTTTGCAGGTGTTCTGCCAGTAACGGCGCCAAAGTCGCTCTCCGCAGAAATGATTAGCTATCTGGAATACTTGAATGATCGATGGAAAGAGGAGCTTGAGGAGTTAGAACAGCATTATCCGATTCACGTTATTGATTTTAGACTAGCAGATCGAATGTATGCTGTAACTGAGCGATATGATGCGATAGGCGATCAAGCTGCTCATTTACCCTTTACGCCACATTTTAATGCAGTCATGGGGACATTTGCTGCCCGGCATTTGTTGGCATGGCAGGGGCATCCATTTAAAGTTATTGCCGTTGATTGCGATAATACCTTATGGCAGGGCGTATGTGGTGAGGATGGTGCTCAGGGAGTGCTTATCCAAGAATCCAGCCGTATGCTGCAGCAGTTTCTGTTATCCAAACAACAGGAGGGTATGCTCCTTGTTCTCGTCAGTAAAAACAATGAACAGGATGTATGGAATGTGTTTGAAAACCATCCTGACATGCTGCTAAGCAAAGAGCATTTTGTGGCTTGGCGGCTAAATTGGCAGGCCAAATCTCATAATTTGCAGCAATTGGCTGATGAAATAGGTGTGGGTCTCGACACCTTCGTATTTATAGATGATAGCGAACTGGAATGTGCCGAAGTACAGGCCCGATGTCCAGAGGTGCTTACGCTTCAATTACCTCAGGAACGGGAATTGGGGCTGTTCTTGGAGCATCTATGGGCGTTGGATCGCTTCAGGGTAACAGAGGAGGACAAGCAAAGAACAAGCCGATATATAACGGAGCGCGAACGTTTAAAGGTAAAAGCATCTTTACCGTCGCTGCAACATTTTCTAAATGAGTTAAAGCTAGGCGTTAGCATAAATCGGGTTCGGACCGAACAGATTCCACGGATTGCCCAGCTTACACAGCGAGTTAATCAGTTTACGTTACAAGGTACCCGTTATACGGAAGCTGAACTGCATGCGTTATTGGACAAGTCCAATACGATATGCTGGGCTGTTGAGGTGGCCGACCGCTTTGGCAATTATGGGCTATCCGGTGCGGTAATCACTAGAAAGATTCAGGATACCTTGTATTTGGATGCATTTTTGTTAAGTTGCCGGGTACTTGGTAGAGGTGTTGAACAAGCAGTGTTTACTGCTTTGAAGCCTTATTTTCTGGAAGAGGGAATCCATTGTCTTGAAGCTGCGTACACGAAAACAGGCAGGAATGTGCCTATGCAGGATTTTATGAATAGTGGTTCGTGGCTTCATGTAGATGAATCAGGGGAAACACTGCTGTTCCGTCAAAACGTCGAGGATATTCCCGATAAGTTGGAAGGGACGACATGCATTTATAATGCACCTTTATCAAGTGAATCCGACCCTGAGGCAACGAAGCGAGAGCAAGAGACAGGCAGGGATACCGTATATAATACGTTGACAGAGTTAGCTGTATTAGAAGAGCAAGCGAATCAATTGGAGCAGCAAATTCTTGTCACCGGTTGGGAGCAGCAATTGCATCGCTGTCAACTGCTTCCATTGCGCTATGCAGCTGCCAGCAAGCTCTTGCAGTTGCCTTTGGAAATGGGCGGACAGATTACAAGAGCCATATATCGTGCGCCTGACAATGAAATTGAGGTGGCATTAGTACAAATTTGGGAGAAGATATTAGGTCTTCAGGAAATCGGAGTGGATGATGACTTCTTCCATTTGGGAGGCAATTCTCTTCATGCTGTGCAGGTAGAAATTGAGATGGAGAAGCAGGGGTTGCTCATGGAGAGTCAGCTTTTGTTTAAATATCGGACGATCAAACAGCTAAGTCCATTTATTCAGGTATCTGTGATGGATTAG